A genome region from Scleropages formosus chromosome 6, fSclFor1.1, whole genome shotgun sequence includes the following:
- the p2rx4a gene encoding P2X purinoceptor 4a isoform X3 — translation MARLGGCWAFLCRCFFQYETPKILLIRSKKVGALNRLVQALILAYVIGYVCVLKKGYQDTDSVLSSVTTKVKGVALTNSSQLGLRVWDVADYVIPPQEESSFFVMTNLIVTMNQTQTRCPELPSSSTNCSSDKDCSAGFVDVRGNGVQTGKCVNFSDSARTCEVFAWCPVETDSEPPNPAVLANAENFTVLIKNSIQYPKFSFGRRNILPDVNTSYLRNCIFDRKRDPHCPIFRLGDIVSEANEDFQSMAVHGGVMGIHIRWDCDLDMPESWCVPKYTFRRLDNKDPDNNVAPGYNFRFAKYYKVADNVETRTLIKGFGIRFDVMVFGKVNVVCDWVVLTFMKKSNLYKEQKYSYVDDYALVSEEMP, via the exons atgGCGCGACTGGGCGGTTGTTGGGCTTTTCTGTGTCGGTGTTTCTTCCAGTACGAGACTCCGAAAATCCTGCTGATCCGGAGCAAGAAAGTGGGGGCCCTCAATCGTTTGGTCCAGGCTCTTATCCTTGCGTACGTGATCGG GTACGTGTGCGTGCTGAAGAAGGGCTACCAGGACACTGACTCGGTCCTCAGCTCCGTGACCACCAAGGTGAAAGGCGTTGCGCTGACCAACTCCAGCCAGCTGGGTCTGCGCGTCTGGGATGTGGCCGACTACGTCATCCCTCCTCAG GAGGAAAGTTCATTTTTTGTGATGACCAACCTGATCGTCACCATGAACCAGACGCAGACCCGCTGCCCAGAG CTGCCAAGTTCTTCAACTAACTGCTCCTCGGACAAGGACTGCTCTGCGGGGTTCGTCGACGTGCGTGGGAACG GTGTGCAGACAGGTAAATGTGTGAATTTCTCCGACTCGGCCCGAACGTGTGAGGTCTTTGCATGGTGTCCAGTAGAGACAGACTCGGAACCACCAAA TCCAGCAGTGCTGGCGAACGCTGAGAACTTCACAGTGCTCATAAAAAACAGCATCCAATACCCCAAGTTCAGCTTTGGCAG ACGGAACATCCTGCCCGATGTGAACACCTCCTACCTGAGAAACTGCATATTTGACCGTAAAAGGGACCCGCACTGCCCCATCTTCAGGCTCGGGGACATCGTCTCGGAGGCCAACGAGGACTTCCAGAGCATGGCAGTGCAT GGTGGGGTGATGGGAATCCACATCAGATGGGACTGCGACCTGGACATGCCAGAGAGCTGGTGCGTTCCCAAATATACCTTCCGGCGCTTGGACAACAAGGACCCCGACAACAACGTAGCCCCCGGGTACAACTTCAG GTTTGCTAAATATTACAAAGTGGCCGATAACGTGGAAACCAGAACTCTGATCAAGGGCTTCGGCATCCGCTTTGATGTCATGGTTTTCGGCAAG GTCAATGTTGTATGTGACTGGGTTGTGCTGACGTTCATGAAGAAGTCCAACCTGTACAAAGAACAGAAATATTCCTACGTGGACGACTATGCGCTG GTTTCGGAAGAAATGCCGTAA
- the p2rx4a gene encoding P2X purinoceptor 4a isoform X1 gives MARLGGCWAFLCRCFFQYETPKILLIRSKKVGALNRLVQALILAYVIGYVCVLKKGYQDTDSVLSSVTTKVKGVALTNSSQLGLRVWDVADYVIPPQVLKEPEKDEEESSFFVMTNLIVTMNQTQTRCPELPSSSTNCSSDKDCSAGFVDVRGNGVQTGKCVNFSDSARTCEVFAWCPVETDSEPPNPAVLANAENFTVLIKNSIQYPKFSFGRRNILPDVNTSYLRNCIFDRKRDPHCPIFRLGDIVSEANEDFQSMAVHGGVMGIHIRWDCDLDMPESWCVPKYTFRRLDNKDPDNNVAPGYNFRFAKYYKVADNVETRTLIKGFGIRFDVMVFGKAGKFSVVPTLLNIGAGLALLGLVNVVCDWVVLTFMKKSNLYKEQKYSYVDDYALVSEEMP, from the exons atgGCGCGACTGGGCGGTTGTTGGGCTTTTCTGTGTCGGTGTTTCTTCCAGTACGAGACTCCGAAAATCCTGCTGATCCGGAGCAAGAAAGTGGGGGCCCTCAATCGTTTGGTCCAGGCTCTTATCCTTGCGTACGTGATCGG GTACGTGTGCGTGCTGAAGAAGGGCTACCAGGACACTGACTCGGTCCTCAGCTCCGTGACCACCAAGGTGAAAGGCGTTGCGCTGACCAACTCCAGCCAGCTGGGTCTGCGCGTCTGGGATGTGGCCGACTACGTCATCCCTCCTCAGGTACTGAAAGAGCCTGAGAAGGACGAG GAGGAAAGTTCATTTTTTGTGATGACCAACCTGATCGTCACCATGAACCAGACGCAGACCCGCTGCCCAGAG CTGCCAAGTTCTTCAACTAACTGCTCCTCGGACAAGGACTGCTCTGCGGGGTTCGTCGACGTGCGTGGGAACG GTGTGCAGACAGGTAAATGTGTGAATTTCTCCGACTCGGCCCGAACGTGTGAGGTCTTTGCATGGTGTCCAGTAGAGACAGACTCGGAACCACCAAA TCCAGCAGTGCTGGCGAACGCTGAGAACTTCACAGTGCTCATAAAAAACAGCATCCAATACCCCAAGTTCAGCTTTGGCAG ACGGAACATCCTGCCCGATGTGAACACCTCCTACCTGAGAAACTGCATATTTGACCGTAAAAGGGACCCGCACTGCCCCATCTTCAGGCTCGGGGACATCGTCTCGGAGGCCAACGAGGACTTCCAGAGCATGGCAGTGCAT GGTGGGGTGATGGGAATCCACATCAGATGGGACTGCGACCTGGACATGCCAGAGAGCTGGTGCGTTCCCAAATATACCTTCCGGCGCTTGGACAACAAGGACCCCGACAACAACGTAGCCCCCGGGTACAACTTCAG GTTTGCTAAATATTACAAAGTGGCCGATAACGTGGAAACCAGAACTCTGATCAAGGGCTTCGGCATCCGCTTTGATGTCATGGTTTTCGGCAAG GCTGGTAAATTCAGCGTTGTGCCAACGCTGCTGAACATCGGGGCAGGACTGGCACTCCTCGGCCTG GTCAATGTTGTATGTGACTGGGTTGTGCTGACGTTCATGAAGAAGTCCAACCTGTACAAAGAACAGAAATATTCCTACGTGGACGACTATGCGCTG GTTTCGGAAGAAATGCCGTAA
- the p2rx4a gene encoding P2X purinoceptor 4a isoform X2 yields MARLGGCWAFLCRCFFQYETPKILLIRSKKVGALNRLVQALILAYVIGYVCVLKKGYQDTDSVLSSVTTKVKGVALTNSSQLGLRVWDVADYVIPPQEESSFFVMTNLIVTMNQTQTRCPELPSSSTNCSSDKDCSAGFVDVRGNGVQTGKCVNFSDSARTCEVFAWCPVETDSEPPNPAVLANAENFTVLIKNSIQYPKFSFGRRNILPDVNTSYLRNCIFDRKRDPHCPIFRLGDIVSEANEDFQSMAVHGGVMGIHIRWDCDLDMPESWCVPKYTFRRLDNKDPDNNVAPGYNFRFAKYYKVADNVETRTLIKGFGIRFDVMVFGKAGKFSVVPTLLNIGAGLALLGLVNVVCDWVVLTFMKKSNLYKEQKYSYVDDYALVSEEMP; encoded by the exons atgGCGCGACTGGGCGGTTGTTGGGCTTTTCTGTGTCGGTGTTTCTTCCAGTACGAGACTCCGAAAATCCTGCTGATCCGGAGCAAGAAAGTGGGGGCCCTCAATCGTTTGGTCCAGGCTCTTATCCTTGCGTACGTGATCGG GTACGTGTGCGTGCTGAAGAAGGGCTACCAGGACACTGACTCGGTCCTCAGCTCCGTGACCACCAAGGTGAAAGGCGTTGCGCTGACCAACTCCAGCCAGCTGGGTCTGCGCGTCTGGGATGTGGCCGACTACGTCATCCCTCCTCAG GAGGAAAGTTCATTTTTTGTGATGACCAACCTGATCGTCACCATGAACCAGACGCAGACCCGCTGCCCAGAG CTGCCAAGTTCTTCAACTAACTGCTCCTCGGACAAGGACTGCTCTGCGGGGTTCGTCGACGTGCGTGGGAACG GTGTGCAGACAGGTAAATGTGTGAATTTCTCCGACTCGGCCCGAACGTGTGAGGTCTTTGCATGGTGTCCAGTAGAGACAGACTCGGAACCACCAAA TCCAGCAGTGCTGGCGAACGCTGAGAACTTCACAGTGCTCATAAAAAACAGCATCCAATACCCCAAGTTCAGCTTTGGCAG ACGGAACATCCTGCCCGATGTGAACACCTCCTACCTGAGAAACTGCATATTTGACCGTAAAAGGGACCCGCACTGCCCCATCTTCAGGCTCGGGGACATCGTCTCGGAGGCCAACGAGGACTTCCAGAGCATGGCAGTGCAT GGTGGGGTGATGGGAATCCACATCAGATGGGACTGCGACCTGGACATGCCAGAGAGCTGGTGCGTTCCCAAATATACCTTCCGGCGCTTGGACAACAAGGACCCCGACAACAACGTAGCCCCCGGGTACAACTTCAG GTTTGCTAAATATTACAAAGTGGCCGATAACGTGGAAACCAGAACTCTGATCAAGGGCTTCGGCATCCGCTTTGATGTCATGGTTTTCGGCAAG GCTGGTAAATTCAGCGTTGTGCCAACGCTGCTGAACATCGGGGCAGGACTGGCACTCCTCGGCCTG GTCAATGTTGTATGTGACTGGGTTGTGCTGACGTTCATGAAGAAGTCCAACCTGTACAAAGAACAGAAATATTCCTACGTGGACGACTATGCGCTG GTTTCGGAAGAAATGCCGTAA